Below is a genomic region from Bradyrhizobium sp. 1(2017).
GCGCGGATGCCTATGCCTTCACCTGTGTCGAGTTCGAGAAATCCGCGGGCCGTTTCGGCAAGCTCGGCGGCTTTGCCCATCTGAAAACGCTGATCGACCGCCTGCGCGCCGACGCCGGCGAAAAGCATTCGCTGCTCGTCGACGGCGGCGACCTCTGGCAGGGCACGGGACTCGCCAACGCCACGCAGGGCCGCGACATGGTCGAGGTCGCCAATCTGCTCGGCATCGACGCGATGACCGGGCATTGGGAATTCACCTATGGCGAGCAGGCGCTGCGCGACAATCTCGAGCGCTTCAAGGGCGAGTTTCTGGCGCAGAACGTGTACCTGACCGAGGAGGCCGCATTCAACGACGCCCCCGCCTTCGACAAGGCCAGCGGCCGCGTGTTCAGACCGTCCATCATCAAAGAGCTCGGCGGACATCGCATCGCGATCGTGGGTCAGGCCTTCCCTTACGTGCCGATCGCGCATCCGAAGCGGTTCACGCCGGACTGGACCTTCGGCATCCGCGAAGAGGAGTTGCAGAAGCATGTCGATGCCCTGCGCGGCACGGACAAGGTCGATGCCGTCATCCTGCTGTCGCACAACGGCATGGATGTCGACCTCAAGCTCGCGAGCCGGGTCACCGGCATCGACGTCATCTTGGGCGGCCATACCCATGACGCCGTGCCGCAGCCGATTCCGGTGAAGAACGCCGGCGGCACCACGCTCGTCACCAATGCCGGCTCCAACGGAAAATTTCTGGCCGTGCTCGACCTCGCGATCGGCAAGGGCAAGGTCAACGACATTCATTACCATCTCATGCCGGTCTTTTCCGAGCTGCTGAAGCCAGACCCTGTCATGGCCGAGTTGATCGGACGGCTGCGCGCGCCGCACGTGACCGACTGGTCGGAGAAGATCGCAACGCCCGATCGCCTGCTCTACCGCCGCGGCAATTTTTCCGGCCCCGTCGACGAGCTGATTTGCACGGCGCTGCGCAACGAGCTCGATGCCGAGATCGCATTGTCGCCGGGCTTCCGCTGGGGCGTCACCGCGCTGTCTGGGCAGGCGCTGACCATGGAGGATCTGCTCGCGGAAACCGCGATCACCTATCCCGAGACCTATGTGCAGGAGATGACCGGCACACAGATCAAGGACGTGCTGGAAGACATCTGTGACAACCTCTTCAACGCCGACCCCTATTATCAGCAGGGGGGCGACATGGTGCGCGCCGGCGGCCTCAGCTACACCTGCACGCCGGAGGCCGCGATCGGCAAACGCATTTCCGAGCTGAAGCTCGGCAACGGCAAAACGCTCGGCGCCAATCACCGTTACAAGGTCGCAGGCTGGGCCTCGGTCAACGCTCAGCAGGGCGCGCCGGTGTGGGACGTGGTCGGCAAATATCTGCGCTCGGGCCGGATGATGCCCGAACGGCTCGGCGCCGGCGTCACGCTGAAAGGCGTCGACGGCAATCCGGGCATTGCAGGACAGGGATGATGCGGTTGAGGATCACATCCGCGCTGCTGCTGACGCTGCTCGCCTGGACGGCGATGCCGTCGGCTCGTGCGCAGCAGGTGCCGCTCCAGGACAAGCCGTTTGCCGAGCACAAGGTCGTGCTGCAGCTCTCCGACGGCGATGCGAAGAAGCAGGCGCTGGTGCTCAGCGTCGCCAACAATCTGCTGAAGGCCTACGACCCCGACAAGATCGCGATCGAGGTGGTGGCGTTCGGACCCGGCATCGACCTCTTGCTGTCCGGCAGCGAGCGGCAGAAGCAGGTCGAAAGCCTGATCGCACAGGGCGTGCGCTTCGACATCTGTCTCAACACCGTCGACACGATCGAGCGCGAGACCGGCAAGCGGCCGGGGTTCATCCCCGGCGCGACGCCGGTGCAGGTCGGGGTCGGGCAGATCCTGTTCCTGGCAGAGAATGGCTACACCTTGGTGCGGCCGTAACCTGGGTCGCGACGACGGCTTCGCCGGGGCATGCAAAATAATATTCCCTATTTTGCCATCAACACAGTGAGTTGCTTCTCTTTTGAGTTCATTGCGTAGTAGAATTCCGGAAATTAACTCACCCCGGGTTCCAGCCATGATCTTTCGCCAGCTCTTTGACAGCGTTTCAGGCACCTACAGTTACCTGCTTGCGAGCCGCCCCGGCGGCGAGGCGCTGATCCTCGATCCCGTACTGGAGAAGGTCGACCGCTACTGCCAGCTGCTGCGCGAGCTCGACCTCAAGCTGGTCAAGGCGGTGGACACCCATCTGCATGCCGACCACGTCACCGGACTCGGCGAGCTGCGCGACCGCACCCATTGCATGACCGTGATGGGCGACCAGACCAAGGCCGACGTCGTCGCCATGCGGGTCGCGGACGGCGACAAGGTGACGATCGAAGGCCTGTCGCTCGACGTGATGTACACGCCGGGCCATACCGACGATTCCTATTCCTATCTGATGGGCGACCGCGTCTTCACCGGCGACACGCTCCTGATCCGCGGCACCGGCCGCACCGATTTCCAGAACGGTTCTTCGCGCGCGCAGTACGAGTCCATTTTCAACCGGCTGCTCAAGCTGCCGGACGAGACGATGGTGTTTCCGGCCCATGACTACAAGGGCGACACCGTCTCCACCATCGGCGAAGAGAAGCGCTACAATCCCAGGCTCCAGGTGCGCTCGGTCGACGAATATATCGAGCTGATGGCCAACCTGAAGCTGCCCAATCCGAAGATGATGGACGTGGCGGTGCCCGCCAACATGCATGTCGGCCTGCATCAGGAAGAACTAGAGAAAGAGGGCCGCGCGCTCAGCGCAATCGATGCGATCCGCACCCTCGGCCGGCCGGACATCCTGCTGGTCGATCTGCGCGAGAGCAACGAGCGGATCAAGCACGGCATGCTCGAAGGCGCGCTGCACACGCCCTATCAGTCCGTGGAGGAGAGCCTCAAGCCCGGCGGCATGCTGCGCGAGGTCGCGGCCGCTACCGGCCGCCGTGTCGTCTTCTTCTGCGCCTTCGGCGAGCGTTCGGCGATGGCGGTGGCCGCCGCCAAGCAAGCCGGCCTGACCAACACCGCCCATATCGCCGGCGGCATCGATGCCTGGAAGAAGGCGGGCGGACCGGTGCTGCACTGAACGGCCTCGTCGCCATTCTTGAGATAGATCAGGAACCACCCATATATTTCGGGTAGGACGGATGCAGCATCACCATCCGGGAACAGCGATGGCAAAGACCGGCAAGCCGAGTGAACCGCCCAAGGTTGCGGACAACAAATCGGCGGGCGACAAGGCGAAAAAGCCGCCGCCGCCGCTCGACAGTGACGACGATTACGACGACGGCGACATCGCAACGCCGAAGCGCGACCGCTATGGTCCGGATGACGAACCGTTTTGAGAGGGTGGCGGGCGGGTTGATTTGACGGCGCGCTGGCCCCTCACCCTCCGCCGTCGTCCTGGCGAACGCCAGGACCCATACCGCGTGATTTCTCGATCGCGTCCGGTCGCACTTATCGGACGACGATCCGCCGCCAAACTCCTCCCTGGGATAATGGGTCCTGGCTCCCGTGCGCAATTGCGCACTAGGCGAGGACGACGATGAGGATGGACCGCGCGCTCTCTCGGGACGACGATGCTGAGGCACGGAGCCCCCTCACGACCCCACCCGCACTACCTGCCATGCGCCTGCGTTCATGGACAAATAACCGCCCTCCCCGATAGTTTGCGCCTCCATCGGGAGCGAAACGGAACTGCCAATGGTCGACATTCTCGCCGCACCGCAGCAAGGCAAGGCGGACAGCGCCCTGCGTACGCTGACGGGCATCTCGATCGCGCATTGGGTCAGCCATTTCCATCTGCTGGTGCTGCCGATGCTGTTCCCGTTCCTCAAGGGCCAGCTCGGCGTCGGCTATATCGAGCTCGGCTTCGCACTCACGGTGTTCGCGGTGGTGTCAGGATTGACCCAGGCGCCGACCGGCTATCTCGTCGACCATTTTGGCGCGCGGCGCATTCTCTTGGCCGGGCTCGCGCTCGGCGGCTTCGCGCTGATCCTGCTCGGCCTGCATCTCAGCTACGCCTCGCTGATCGCCTGCGCCGTGCTGCTGGGTCTCGCCAACAGCGTGTATCATCCCGCCGATTACGCGATCCTGGCCGAGCACATGGACGAGGCGCGGATGGGCCGCGCCTTCTCGATTCACACCTTTGCCGGCTTTCTCGGCGGCGCGGTGGCGCCGGCGATCGTGGCTGCGCTCGTCACCCTGTCCGGCGGCGCGGGGGCACTGATCGCTTCGGGCGCGATCGGTGTCGCGGTGGCGCTGCTGCTGATCGTCATGAACATTCCCGACGCCGGCGCGCACAAGAAAAAGCCCGGCAACGAGAACGCGCCGAAACAGGCCGTGATCACCCCGGCGCTGATCACGCTGACCGCGCTGTTCATGCTGCTGAGCCTGTCGGTCGCCGGCATCAACAATTTCGGCGTGGTGGCGCTGATGAGCGGCTACGGCGCCTCCTACTCCGCCGCCAACATCGCGCTGACCGCATTCCTTGGCGCCAGTGCCCTCGGCGTGCTCGCAGGCGGCGTCCTCGCCGATCGCACCGAGCGTCACGGCCAGGTCGCCGCGGCCTGCTTCGCCGTCAATGCGGCGATCGTGCTGCTGATTGCGCTGGTGACGCTGCCGGGCCCGGCTCTCACCGCCGCAATGACGGCCGCGGGCTTCCTCTCCGGCGTGATCGCCCCCTCGCGCGACATGCTGGTGCGCAACGCGGCGCCCGCCGGCGCTGCAGGACGCGCCTTCGGTATCGTCTCCACCGGCTTCAATCTCGGCGGCATCGTCAGCCCGCTGCTGTTCGGTTGGATCATGGATCAAAGCGCGCCGCACTGGGTGTTCGGCGCGTCCGTGATCTTCATGCTGGCGACGGTGGTGCTGTCGCCGTTCACGGAGCGGAAGCGGCAAGCCGAGGCGTAGCTAGAAATTCAGGTGTCGTCCCGGCCTAGTGCGCAATTGCGCACGGGGGCCGGGACCCATAACCACAAGGAGGAGTTGTGGCGCGAAGCTGCTCACTCCGAGTCGTCGTCTAACATCTCCCTGTGGTCGTGGGTCCCGGATCTGCGCGCGCTTGGGGCGCGCTTGTCCGGGACGACGGGCAAAATAAAACGCGTAAGAAACAACAAACGGGAAGAAACACCATGAGCACCCCTGATCTCGTGATCCGCGGCGGCACTGTTGCGGATGGGCGCGGCGGCGAAATGTTCGAGGCTGATATCGCCATCAGCGACGGCAAGATCAGCGAGGTCGGGAAGGTCTCGGCCAAGGGAGCGGAAGAGATCGACGCGCGCGGAAAGCTGGTGACTCCGGGCTTCGTCGACGTTCACACCCATTACGACGGTCAGGTCACCTGGAGCCAGGACATCACGCCGTCCTCGCAGAACGGCGTCACCACCGCGATCATGGGCAATTGCGGCGTCGGCTTCGCACCGTGCAAGCCGGCCGATCACACCCGCCTGATCCAGCTGATGGAAGGCGTCGAGGACATTCCCGAGCCGGTGCTGAGCGCCGGCATTCCCTGGGCCTGGGAGAGCTTTCCCGATTACATGGACTGGCTGTCGAAGCGCGATTTCGACATCGATGTCGGCGCGCAACTGCCGCATGCCGCGCTGCGCGTCTACGTCATGGGCGAGCGCGGCGCCCGCCGGGATCCCTCGACCGCCGCGGACAACGCGGCGATGGCAAAGCTCGCGGGCGAGGCTGTGCGCTCCGGCGCGCTCGGCTTCTCGACCTCGCGCACGCTCAATCATCGCACCTCGACCGGCGATTTCACGCCGACGCTGAAGGCCGGCGAGGACGAGCTCACCGCGATTGCCGGCGCGATGCATCGGCAGGGCCGCAGCGTGCTGCAATTCGTGCTGGATCTGTCGACCATCCACGAGGACCTGCCGATGATGCTGCGGGTGGCGGACACGACGAAGTGCCCGATCTCGTTCTCGATCACGCAGAACGACAAGTCACCGCAGCGCTGGCGCCAGACGCTGGACGAGATCAATGCCGCCGCACGGCGCGGTCTTTCCATCACCGCGCAGATCGCCGCACGCCCGGTCGGGCTGCTGCTCGGGCTCGAGCTGTCGCGCAATCCCTTCCAGACCCATCCGAGCTACAAGGCGATCGCGCATCTGCCGCTGCAGGAGCGCCTCGCGCGGCTGCATCAGAGCGACGTGCGCAAGGCGATCCTGAGCGAGACGGCGACCGCGACCGACGATCCGCTGTTCTTCCGTCCGAACTACGACAAGATGTTCCTGCTCGGCGATCCCCCCGATTACGAGCAGCCGCCGGAGAACGCGCTCGGACCGCAGGCGCGCAAGCAGGGCCGGCAGCCGGAAGAGCTCGCCTATGACGCGATGCTGTCCGACGAGGGCCGCGGCATGCTTTACGTGCCCTTCCTCAACTATGCGGACGGCAATCTCGATGCGACACGCGAGATGCTGATCGATCCGCAATCGGTGCCGGGCCTGTCCGACGGCGGCGCGCATTGCGGCATCATTTGCGATGCCAGCTTCCCGACTTATCTGCTGACGCACTGGACGCGGGACCGCAAGCGCGGCGAGAAACTGTCGATCCCGTTCGTGGTCGCGGCGCAGTCGCGCAAGACTGCGCTCTCGGTCGGCCTCACCGATCGCGGCCTGATTGCCCCCGGCTACAAGGCCGACGTCAACGTGATCGACTATGACCGGCTGCATCTGCATCCGCCGAAGGTGCATTACGATCTGCCCGTGGGCGGCCGGCGGCTGCTGCAGGATGTCGACGGCTATGAGGCCACGATCGTGTCCGGCGTGGTGACGCGGCGGCAGGGCGAGGCGACGGGAAAGCGGCCGGGGAAGTTGATTCGCGGTGCGCAGGGGGTGAATTGAACGATGCGAGTTGCGAGGCGCGAAACCCGCGCCTCACTCTCGCTGTCGTCCCGGCGAAGGCCGGGACCCGTAACCACGAAAGGGAGTTGGGGCGCAGGGCTCCCACTCCAAGTCTTCGCCAAACCACTCCCTGGGGGTATGGGTCCCGGCCTTCGCCGGGACGACAGTTGTTCGTTGGGGCTAGCAGCCGCCCCTTACGTCGGCGACACCGCGCTCTTCAACGGCGCGGCCTGCGAGGCTGCACCACCGGTCAGCCTGGCGCGTTCGGTGTTCGGCCAGAGCAGCAACAGACCGAGCAGGCCGGAGCCGACCATGATCGCGGCGTTGATGGTGAAGCCGGTCATGTAGCCGTCGAGCGTGCTGCTGGCGTGCTGGATGACCGTGCCCATCACGGCGGGCGCGATGATGCCCGAGAGCGTGTAGAGAGCGCCGTAGATCGCGAGGATCGCGCCGCGCTGCGAGGTCGGCGTGAACTCGCCGAGCATGGGCGGGCAGACCACGTAGATCGCGCCGCACAGGCCCGTTCCGACCACAAGCAAAGCGAGCTGAAGGCCGGCGCCCTGGACGTGCGGCATCATCGCCAGGATCAGGCCGCCGATGACCAGCGGCACGGAGCCGAGCACGCCGCGAGCGACGCGGGTGGTCGAGCCGCGGGCCATCATCAATTGCGAGATCCAGCCGGTCAGGATCACGATGGTGGCGCCGAAGATCCAGGGCAGAGTGGAAATCCAGCCGGCCTGGCTCTGCGAGAAGCCGAGGCCCTTGATGATGAAGGGCGTGAACCAGGTCAGCCCGAGCGACAGCGCCCAATAAGCGCCGAAGGTCGCGGCAACGCAGCCGAGGAAGGTGCGCGAGGTGAGCAGCTGAATGTAGGGAATCTTCGTCTCGCTGACGGCGAGGGCCTGGGTGTCCTCCAGCGGGCCTTCCTTGCCGAGCGCGAGCCAGGCACAGACCCAGATCAGGCCGACGATGCCGAGCGCGCCGAAGGCATAGTGCCAGGAATGGTTGACGATGATCCAGTTCAGAGCCGGCACCGCGATGATCACGCCGAAGGCCGAGCCTTGCGACAGGATCGCGGTCGGCAGCGTGCGCTTCTCGTCGGGAAACCATTTGTAGATGGCGTGCGCGGCGACCGAGAAGGCCGGGCCTTCGCCGGCGCCGAGCACGATGCGGCAGATCAGCAGCGTGGTGAAGGAGACGGTGCCGACCATCGGAAACTGTGCCAGCGCCCAGACCACCGCGAGCGACAACAGCACCCAGCGCGTCGGCACCTTGTTGACGATGAAGCCGACCACGATGGCCGAGATCGAGAACAGGAAGAAGAACGAGGAGCCGAGCAGGCCGAATTGCTCCGGCGTCAGCTTGAGGTCCGCCATGATCGGCACGCCGGCGAGACCCACCACGATCTTGTCGGCGAAGTTCACCAGCATGAAGAGAAACAGGAGAAAAGTGATGGTCCAGGCGCCCTTCGGTGTTCCGGTCGTCCTGCCCGCATTGGGCGTTCCCTGAGCGCTCATCATTCTCCCCGTATGTCCTTTTCGGCACTTTTTTTGATTTGGCCGTCTTGGAAGCTAACAACGGCTTCGGGACCAACGCAACCCGGCATTTCCGGAGCAAGTGTGCTACGCAACATTTCCGTCAATTCGGTCCGGCGCCAACCATCGTGCTGAGTATCAAGAATCTCTCCAAGACCTTCTTCTCGGCCGGCGAGCCGGTCCACGTGCTGCGCGGTGTCGATCTCGACCTTGCGGCGGGCGAGCGCGTCGCACTGACCGGTGAATCCGGCAGCGGCAAGAGCACGCTGCTGCACCTGATAGCGGGGCTCGATGCCGCCGATGGCGGCACGATCCGGCTGGCTGACGTCGAGGTCACCAAGCTGTCCGATGCAGGCCGCGCGGAGCTTCGACGCGATCGGATCGGCCTGGTTTTTCAGCAATTCAACCTGATCCCGAGCCTGTCGGTTGCGGACAATCTCGCTTTCCAGGCCCGGATCGCGGGCCGGCACGATGCCGCCTGGACCCAAGAGCTGACCGAGCGGCTCGGACTCGGCAGCCTGCTGAAGCGTTATCCAGAGCAATTATCGGGCGGGCAGCAGCAGCGCGTCGCGATCGGCCGGGCGCTGGCGACAAAACCCTCGCTGCTGCTGGCGGACGAGCCGACCGGCAATCTGGACGAAGCCACCGCCGAGGACGTGCTGGCGCTGACGCGCGATCTCGTCGCGCGCACCGGCTGCGGCTTCCTGATGGTGACGCACAGCCTGCATCTGGCCGGCACGCTTGATCGTCACCTCACCTTGCATGCGGGGCGGATCGCATGAGGCGCGCGCTGTGGGTCCTCGCCGTACTGCTGAGCCATTGGCGGCGCCACAAGATGCAGTTCGCAACGCTGCTGATCGGGCTGATCGCGGCGACCGCGCTGTGGAGCGGCGTGCAGGCGATCAACCAGCAGGCGCGCAGCGCTTATGACCGCGCCGCGGCGACGTTCGGCGGCGTGCGCACCGCGATGCTGGTGGCGCCTCATGCGGCGACCTTTCCGCAGGAGCTGTTCGTCAAGCTGAGGCGTGCCGGCTGGCCGGTCTCGCCGGTGCTGGAAGGCCGGGTCCAGATCAATGGACGCTCGGTGCGGCTGCTCGGCATCGAGCCGGTGACACTGCCCGCCGATGTCGGCAACGCGCCGCGCCTTGGTGCGGCGGATCTGAGCAGTTTTGTTGCACCGCCGGGCCAGACACTGGCGGCGAAGGAGACGCTGGCCGACTTGCACGAAACGGAAGGCACGGCGCCGGCGATCAGCAACGGCGCAAGACTGCCGCCGCTGCGCGTGCTGCCGCAGCTCGTGCCCGACGTGCTGGTGGTCGATATCGGCGTGGCACAGCGGCTTCTGAACAAGCCGGATCAGGTGTCGCGGCTGCTGATCGGCAAGGCGAAGGGCAAGCCCGCCCCGCTGCAAAGCGTCGTCGGTGAGCAGTTGCGGCGGATCGAGCCTGACGCAGAAACGGAGCTGGAGCGCCTCACCGACAGCTTCCACCTCAACCTCACGGCCTTCGGCCTACTGTCGTTCTTCGTCGGGCTCTTCATCGTCAACTCGGCCGTCGGCCTTGCCTTCGAGCAGCGGCTGCCGATGCTGCGCACGCTGCGGGCTTGCGGTGCCTCGGCGCGGCTGGTCAACACGGTGCTCGTCGTCGAGCTGATCGTGCTGGCGCTGGCCGCCGGGCTGATCGGTCTCGCCTGCGGCTATTTCATTGCAGCCGCGCTGTTGCCCGACGTCGCGGCGTCGCTGCGCGGGCTCTATGGCGCGCAGATTCCGGGACAGCTGACGCTGCGTTCCGAATGGTGGCTGGCCGGCATCGGCATCAGCATCGCCGGCGCGCTGGTCGCGGCGGCGACCAGCCTGATCAAGGCGATCAGGATGCCGGTGCTGGCGACCGCGCAACCGCGCGCCTGGCAGCAGCGCCAACACCGCTGGCTGGTCCTGCAAAGCGCCGCGGCGGGCATGGTGTTCGCGGTCGCGCTGCTGCTGCTTCACTACGGACAATCGCTGATCGCGGGTTTTGGCGTGCTCGCGGCACTGATGCTCGGCGCAGCGCTGATCCTGCCCGCCTTCCTCGAGGTCATCCTGCTCGCCGGCCAGCGTCTCGCGCGAGGACCGCTCGCACAGTGGTTCTGGGCCGACAGCCGGCAACAGCTCTCCGGACTGTCGTTGGCGCTGATGGCGCTGCTGCTGGCGCTCGCTGTCAATGTCGGCGTCTCGACCATGGTGGAGACGTTCAGCCGGACCTTCACCGGCTGGCTCAATGGACGGCTGGCGCCCGACGTCTACATCAGCGCCTCCGACAATGCGCAAGCCGTCGCCATTCGAAACTGGCTGCGCGAGCGCAGCGATGTCCAGGCGATCCTTTCGGGCGGACGCGCCGACGCACAGATCCAGGGACAACCGGTGGAATTGCTCGGCCTGCCCGACCATGCGCTCTATCGCGAGCGCTGGCCGCTGCTGGAAACCGCACCGCGCGCCTGGACCCGGCTCGTGCCCGGCAATGCCGCCTTCATCAGCGAGCAGCTG
It encodes:
- the soxB gene encoding thiosulfohydrolase SoxB, producing MAIRRRDFLKSAGLAAASLGLPRLARGADTASIYDIERFGNARILHITDTHAQLNPVYFREPSVNIGIGEMAGRPPHLVGRAFLERFGIRPDSADAYAFTCVEFEKSAGRFGKLGGFAHLKTLIDRLRADAGEKHSLLVDGGDLWQGTGLANATQGRDMVEVANLLGIDAMTGHWEFTYGEQALRDNLERFKGEFLAQNVYLTEEAAFNDAPAFDKASGRVFRPSIIKELGGHRIAIVGQAFPYVPIAHPKRFTPDWTFGIREEELQKHVDALRGTDKVDAVILLSHNGMDVDLKLASRVTGIDVILGGHTHDAVPQPIPVKNAGGTTLVTNAGSNGKFLAVLDLAIGKGKVNDIHYHLMPVFSELLKPDPVMAELIGRLRAPHVTDWSEKIATPDRLLYRRGNFSGPVDELICTALRNELDAEIALSPGFRWGVTALSGQALTMEDLLAETAITYPETYVQEMTGTQIKDVLEDICDNLFNADPYYQQGGDMVRAGGLSYTCTPEAAIGKRISELKLGNGKTLGANHRYKVAGWASVNAQQGAPVWDVVGKYLRSGRMMPERLGAGVTLKGVDGNPGIAGQG
- a CDS encoding MBL fold metallo-hydrolase; amino-acid sequence: MIFRQLFDSVSGTYSYLLASRPGGEALILDPVLEKVDRYCQLLRELDLKLVKAVDTHLHADHVTGLGELRDRTHCMTVMGDQTKADVVAMRVADGDKVTIEGLSLDVMYTPGHTDDSYSYLMGDRVFTGDTLLIRGTGRTDFQNGSSRAQYESIFNRLLKLPDETMVFPAHDYKGDTVSTIGEEKRYNPRLQVRSVDEYIELMANLKLPNPKMMDVAVPANMHVGLHQEELEKEGRALSAIDAIRTLGRPDILLVDLRESNERIKHGMLEGALHTPYQSVEESLKPGGMLREVAAATGRRVVFFCAFGERSAMAVAAAKQAGLTNTAHIAGGIDAWKKAGGPVLH
- a CDS encoding MFS transporter, with the protein product MVDILAAPQQGKADSALRTLTGISIAHWVSHFHLLVLPMLFPFLKGQLGVGYIELGFALTVFAVVSGLTQAPTGYLVDHFGARRILLAGLALGGFALILLGLHLSYASLIACAVLLGLANSVYHPADYAILAEHMDEARMGRAFSIHTFAGFLGGAVAPAIVAALVTLSGGAGALIASGAIGVAVALLLIVMNIPDAGAHKKKPGNENAPKQAVITPALITLTALFMLLSLSVAGINNFGVVALMSGYGASYSAANIALTAFLGASALGVLAGGVLADRTERHGQVAAACFAVNAAIVLLIALVTLPGPALTAAMTAAGFLSGVIAPSRDMLVRNAAPAGAAGRAFGIVSTGFNLGGIVSPLLFGWIMDQSAPHWVFGASVIFMLATVVLSPFTERKRQAEA
- a CDS encoding N-acyl-D-amino-acid deacylase family protein, with protein sequence MSTPDLVIRGGTVADGRGGEMFEADIAISDGKISEVGKVSAKGAEEIDARGKLVTPGFVDVHTHYDGQVTWSQDITPSSQNGVTTAIMGNCGVGFAPCKPADHTRLIQLMEGVEDIPEPVLSAGIPWAWESFPDYMDWLSKRDFDIDVGAQLPHAALRVYVMGERGARRDPSTAADNAAMAKLAGEAVRSGALGFSTSRTLNHRTSTGDFTPTLKAGEDELTAIAGAMHRQGRSVLQFVLDLSTIHEDLPMMLRVADTTKCPISFSITQNDKSPQRWRQTLDEINAAARRGLSITAQIAARPVGLLLGLELSRNPFQTHPSYKAIAHLPLQERLARLHQSDVRKAILSETATATDDPLFFRPNYDKMFLLGDPPDYEQPPENALGPQARKQGRQPEELAYDAMLSDEGRGMLYVPFLNYADGNLDATREMLIDPQSVPGLSDGGAHCGIICDASFPTYLLTHWTRDRKRGEKLSIPFVVAAQSRKTALSVGLTDRGLIAPGYKADVNVIDYDRLHLHPPKVHYDLPVGGRRLLQDVDGYEATIVSGVVTRRQGEATGKRPGKLIRGAQGVN
- a CDS encoding MFS transporter translates to MSAQGTPNAGRTTGTPKGAWTITFLLFLFMLVNFADKIVVGLAGVPIMADLKLTPEQFGLLGSSFFFLFSISAIVVGFIVNKVPTRWVLLSLAVVWALAQFPMVGTVSFTTLLICRIVLGAGEGPAFSVAAHAIYKWFPDEKRTLPTAILSQGSAFGVIIAVPALNWIIVNHSWHYAFGALGIVGLIWVCAWLALGKEGPLEDTQALAVSETKIPYIQLLTSRTFLGCVAATFGAYWALSLGLTWFTPFIIKGLGFSQSQAGWISTLPWIFGATIVILTGWISQLMMARGSTTRVARGVLGSVPLVIGGLILAMMPHVQGAGLQLALLVVGTGLCGAIYVVCPPMLGEFTPTSQRGAILAIYGALYTLSGIIAPAVMGTVIQHASSTLDGYMTGFTINAAIMVGSGLLGLLLLWPNTERARLTGGAASQAAPLKSAVSPT
- a CDS encoding ABC transporter ATP-binding protein, with the protein product MLSIKNLSKTFFSAGEPVHVLRGVDLDLAAGERVALTGESGSGKSTLLHLIAGLDAADGGTIRLADVEVTKLSDAGRAELRRDRIGLVFQQFNLIPSLSVADNLAFQARIAGRHDAAWTQELTERLGLGSLLKRYPEQLSGGQQQRVAIGRALATKPSLLLADEPTGNLDEATAEDVLALTRDLVARTGCGFLMVTHSLHLAGTLDRHLTLHAGRIA
- a CDS encoding FtsX-like permease family protein; translated protein: MRRALWVLAVLLSHWRRHKMQFATLLIGLIAATALWSGVQAINQQARSAYDRAAATFGGVRTAMLVAPHAATFPQELFVKLRRAGWPVSPVLEGRVQINGRSVRLLGIEPVTLPADVGNAPRLGAADLSSFVAPPGQTLAAKETLADLHETEGTAPAISNGARLPPLRVLPQLVPDVLVVDIGVAQRLLNKPDQVSRLLIGKAKGKPAPLQSVVGEQLRRIEPDAETELERLTDSFHLNLTAFGLLSFFVGLFIVNSAVGLAFEQRLPMLRTLRACGASARLVNTVLVVELIVLALAAGLIGLACGYFIAAALLPDVAASLRGLYGAQIPGQLTLRSEWWLAGIGISIAGALVAAATSLIKAIRMPVLATAQPRAWQQRQHRWLVLQSAAAGMVFAVALLLLHYGQSLIAGFGVLAALMLGAALILPAFLEVILLAGQRLARGPLAQWFWADSRQQLSGLSLALMALLLALAVNVGVSTMVETFSRTFTGWLNGRLAPDVYISASDNAQAVAIRNWLRERSDVQAILSGGRADAQIQGQPVELLGLPDHALYRERWPLLETAPRAWTRLVPGNAAFISEQLSRRLNVRVGDVVEVPAPGGIWELDIVGIYADYGNPKGQLAVNVAALIRHFPQTPQTRIGLIVANESIPGLIASLQKQFALDDRSVADQATVKAESIRIFNRTFAVTSALNAFTLGVAGIALLTSLLTLASSRLPQLAPLWAIGLTRPRLAAIELTKTLSVALFTSLLAVPLGLLVAWCLIAIVNVKAFGWRLPFHVFPLQLVELVAIALLASLIAALLPMIRLARMQPASLVKVFANER